In the Halorubrum ruber genome, TCAGATCTGCCCGGCCGGGACGCTCTCGCACGCCGTCCACCGCGTCGCGGAGGCGCTCGGTCGCGATCCGGCGCCGCGCGTCGAGGTCGACGCGGACGCCTGCGTGAGCTGCGGTCGCTGCGGGACGGTCTGCCGACAGGAGATCCGTCCGGGGCAGTACGCCGAGGGCGAGGTCACGGACCACGGCGACGTGTTCTCGCCGGGCGGTCTCGAGGGATCGGCCCGCGAGGTCGACGGCGTCGTCGACCACGCCGACTGCCTACAGTGCGCCGCCTGCGTCGAGGAGTGTCCGACGGACGCGCTGTCGCTCGACGAAGAGTAGCCGACTGCGACCCGACGACCCGCCTTCATCGCCCGGACGAGAATGTGTTGGATATACACAACGAGGCCGCGCGGGTGCCCGTCGCGTCGATCGTCGGCGAGTTCGAAGGGGGGGGGTTCAGGAGTACGGAACCGGTCTTCAGGACCGATTCGGGCCGCAAACCATCGATGGCGGATCGGTGTGGGTCGACTACCGCACGCCGAGCGGGCGCAACGCATAAGGTAGTATAGTGCGTTTGTTACAATACAGATGTCTGGTGTCGCGATCATCGGCGGCGGACCGACGGGACTGAACGCGGCCATCTACACGGCCCGCGCGGACAAGCGAACGCTGGTGTTTGACGACGGGGGCGGGACGACCCGGGACGTGGACACCATGGAGAACGTCTACGGGTTCCCGGACGGCGTCACCGGCCCGGAGCTCGTCGATCTGGGACGGGAACACGCCCAGAAGTACGGGGCCGAGATCGTCGAGGAGGAGGTCGTTCGGATCGAGCCGGAGGGCGAGCGGTACCGCGTCGAGACGACGGTCGACGAGTACGTCGTCGACGGCGTGATCCTCGCGACGGGCGCGGACTACGAGCGGCCGGCCATCGCGGACGTCGAGGCGTACGAGGGCCACGGAGTCTCCTACTGCGTCGAGTGTGACGCCTACTTCTACCGCGACAGCCCCGTCGCGGTCGTCGGCAACGACAACTACGCCGCGACGGAGGCGCTGATGCTGCTCGATTACACCGACGACGTCCGAATCCTCACCAACGGGTCGTCGTTCGAGGCCGGCGAGGAGCTCAAAGAGCGGGTCGACGACGCCGGGATCCCTGTCATCACCGACGACTTGGACCGACTCGCCGGCGGAGAAGTACTCGAGACCGTCGTGA is a window encoding:
- a CDS encoding NAD(P)/FAD-dependent oxidoreductase, with translation MSGVAIIGGGPTGLNAAIYTARADKRTLVFDDGGGTTRDVDTMENVYGFPDGVTGPELVDLGREHAQKYGAEIVEEEVVRIEPEGERYRVETTVDEYVVDGVILATGADYERPAIADVEAYEGHGVSYCVECDAYFYRDSPVAVVGNDNYAATEALMLLDYTDDVRILTNGSSFEAGEELKERVDDAGIPVITDDLDRLAGGEVLETVVTKAGDEISVDGLFVALGTAGGTDLAEMLGVPVDGDDIVTDPDQSTPVDRVYAAGDVTGGHQQIATSVGEGARAAINLLEELRGADYIDYKKLDSQPA